In Candidatus Delongbacteria bacterium, one genomic interval encodes:
- a CDS encoding adenosylhomocysteinase has product MANDFKVADISLADFGRKEIEIAEHEMPGLMSVREKYGPLQPLAGHRVMGSLHMTVQTAVLIETLAALGADVRWCSCNIFSTQDHAAAAIAAAGIPVFAWKGESLEEYWWCTQEALSWPGGKGPTLIVDDGGDATLMVHLGAALEERAAREGRVPSLGGDSEEERILNALLEKSCRENPAKWGPIAKDIQGVSEETTTGVHRLYQLFEEGRLLFPAYNVNDSVTKSKFDNLYGCRESLADGIKRATDVMVAGKVVVVCGYGDVGKGCAHSMRGLGARVIVTEIDPICALQAAMEGFEVNTLETLIGIGGIFVTTTGNKDIITLDHMRSMKDQAIVCNIGHFDNEIQVHQLLNASDVTRQNIKPQVDRFEFPDGHSIYLLAEGRLVNLGCATGHSSFVMSNSFTNQCLAQIALAEKVHELGVYRLPKRLDEEVARLHLAHLGVKLTVLREDQAKYIGVPVEGPYKPEHYRY; this is encoded by the coding sequence ATGGCCAACGATTTCAAGGTGGCCGATATCAGCCTGGCGGACTTCGGCCGCAAGGAAATCGAGATCGCCGAGCACGAGATGCCCGGTTTGATGTCCGTCCGCGAGAAGTACGGCCCCCTGCAGCCGCTGGCCGGCCACCGCGTGATGGGCTCGCTGCACATGACCGTGCAGACCGCCGTCCTCATCGAAACCCTGGCCGCGCTGGGCGCCGACGTGCGCTGGTGCAGCTGCAACATCTTCAGTACCCAGGATCACGCGGCCGCCGCGATCGCAGCCGCCGGGATTCCCGTGTTCGCCTGGAAGGGCGAAAGCCTCGAAGAGTACTGGTGGTGCACCCAGGAAGCGCTGAGCTGGCCCGGAGGCAAGGGCCCCACGCTGATCGTGGACGACGGTGGCGATGCCACCCTGATGGTGCATCTGGGCGCGGCCCTCGAAGAGCGAGCCGCGCGCGAGGGCCGTGTGCCGTCCCTGGGGGGCGACAGCGAGGAAGAGCGCATCCTCAACGCACTGCTGGAAAAGAGCTGCCGTGAGAATCCCGCGAAGTGGGGCCCCATCGCCAAGGACATCCAGGGCGTGAGTGAAGAAACCACCACGGGCGTGCACCGTCTGTATCAGCTCTTCGAGGAAGGGCGTCTGCTCTTCCCGGCTTACAACGTCAACGACAGCGTGACCAAGTCCAAGTTCGACAACCTCTACGGCTGCCGCGAATCCCTGGCCGACGGCATCAAGCGCGCCACCGACGTGATGGTGGCGGGCAAGGTGGTGGTCGTGTGCGGTTACGGCGATGTGGGCAAGGGCTGCGCCCACAGCATGCGCGGACTGGGAGCGCGGGTCATCGTGACCGAGATCGACCCGATCTGCGCCCTGCAGGCCGCCATGGAAGGTTTTGAAGTCAATACCCTCGAAACCTTGATCGGCATCGGCGGCATCTTCGTGACCACCACCGGCAACAAGGACATCATCACCCTGGATCACATGCGCAGCATGAAGGATCAGGCGATCGTCTGCAACATCGGCCACTTCGACAACGAGATCCAGGTGCACCAGCTGCTCAACGCCAGCGATGTGACACGCCAGAACATCAAGCCCCAGGTCGATCGGTTCGAGTTCCCCGACGGACACAGCATCTACCTGCTGGCCGAAGGTCGCCTGGTCAACCTGGGTTGCGCCACCGGCCACAGCAGCTTCGTGATGTCCAACAGCTTCACCAATCAGTGCCTGGCGCAGATCGCACTGGCCGAGAAGGTGCACGAGCTTGGTGTCTACCGTTTGCCCAAGCGCCTTGACGAAGAGGTCGCGCGCCTGCATCTGGCTCACCTTGGTGTGAAGCTGACGGTGCTGCGCGAAGATCAGGCCAAGTACATCGGGGTACCCGTGGAAGGCCCCTACAAGCCCGAGCATTACCGGTACTAG